One genomic segment of Epinephelus fuscoguttatus linkage group LG19, E.fuscoguttatus.final_Chr_v1 includes these proteins:
- the LOC125878938 gene encoding myeloid-associated differentiation marker homolog — MVTLDFRTLTVPVGIVRIMEVIFTCISFSLVASVGHSTASFWTWCMFTWCFCFCVTLLIIILEFTSLSAKLPISWDDFTTAFAMLATLMVLAASIIYPVYFTCPSCGKQIGASVTSCLTFILYAVEVGLTRAKPGEISGFLSTIPGLLKVLEAFVACIIFICLEDSQYTKHAGLQWCVAVYSICFIFALLIIIFTICRLLSLFPAPFDKVLTVCNVLAVLMYITALVIWPLYSFKNNPRPNYCSGNRRCAWDNLVVISFMTAFNLGAYIADSVYSFRLVFFISRT, encoded by the exons ATGGTTACGCTGGACTTCAGGACACTGACGGTGCCCGTGGGCATCGTGCGGATAATGGAGGTGATCTTCACCTGTATCTCCTTCAGCCTGGTGGCATCAGTGGGCCACAGCACGGCATCTTTCTGGACGTGGTGCATGTTCACGTGGTGCTTTTGCTTCTGTGTCACCCTCCTCATTATCATCCTGGAATTCACCAGCCTCAGTGCTAAGCTGCCCATCTCCTGGGATGACTTCACCACCGCTTTTGCCATGCTGGCTACTCTAATG GTGCTGGCAGCATCCATCATCTATCCCGTCTACTTCACTTGTCCCAGCTGCGGCAAACAAATTGGTGCCAGCGTTACTTCCTGTCTGACCTTCATCCTGTACGCTGTCGAGGTCGGACTGACCCGGGCTAAACCTGGTGAGATCAGTGGATTTCTGTCCACAATCCCAGGTCTCCTCAAGGTTCTGGAGGCCTTCGTGGCTTGCATCATCTTCATCTGCTTGGAAGACAGCCAGTACACTAAGCATGCGGGGCTCCAGTGGTGCGTCGCCGTCTACTCCATTTGCTTCATTTTTGCCCTCCTTATCATCATTTTCACCATCTGCcgccttctgtctctcttccctGCACCGTTTGACAAAGTCCTAACAGTCTGCAACGTGTTGGCCGTGTTGATGTACATCACAGCTTTGGTCATCTGGCCATTGTACAGCTTTAAGAACAATCCTAGGCCGAACTACTGCTCAGGAAACAGAAGATGTGCCTGGGATAATTTAGTGGTCATCTCTTTCATGACGGCTTTTAATCTGGGTGCTTACATTGCAGATTCTGTTTATTCTTTCAGGCTGGTGTTCTTCATCAGCAGAACATAA
- the LOC125878939 gene encoding myeloid-associated differentiation marker-like → MISVDLRALTQPVGAMRIMETILTCMSFSLVAAVGYISSPYWAWCMFTWCFCFCFTFLILILEFTTVSAKLPFAWDDFTTAFAMLASLMCLAASVIYPTFFTCKTCHREIGASVVSWVCFGVYAGEVVLTRLRPSGQNSGFLSTLPGIMKMLETFLACLIFTSLEDWQYSGSPELQWCVAVYSLCFIFAIIIILLTLGQLTSYFPFSFDKLVIVYNILAAVMYVTAMVIWPLYSFRTNKRPSDCGHLCDWDKLVVVTFMTILNVIVYSLDTAYSIRLVFCVSNQ, encoded by the coding sequence ATGATCAGTGTGGACTTGCGTGCCCTCACCCAGCCTGTGGGCGCCATGCGGATAATGGAGACCATcctcacctgcatgtcttttagCCTGGTGGCAGCAGTGGGTTACATCTCATCTCCCTACTGGGCGTGGTGTATGTTTACCTGGTGCTTCTGCTTCTGCTTCACGTTTCTTATTCTCATCCTGGAGTTCACAACCGTCAGTGCCAAGTTACCTTTTGCTTGGGATGATTTCACCACTGCCTTTGCCATGCTGGCGAGCCTCATGTGCCTCGCCGCCTCTGTCATCTACCCCACCTTTTTCACCTGTAAGACCTGCCACCGCGAGATCGGTGCCTCTGTGGTGTCCTGGGTCTGCTTCGGGGTGTATGCAGGTGAGGTGGTTTTGACCCGCCTTCGTCCGAGTGGGCAGAACAGCGGGTTCCTCTCCACGTTGCCTGGCATTATGAAGATGCTGGAGACGTTCCTCGCCTGTCTCATCTTCACGTCCTTGGAGGACTGGCAGTACTCTGGCTCACCAGAACTGCAGTGGTGCGTGGCAGTGTACTCTTTGTGCTTTATCTTTGCCATCATCATAATCCTGCTCACACTTGGACAGCTGACCTCTTACTTTCCATTCTCCTTTGACAAGCTTGTGATCGTCTATAACATATTGGCAGCAGTGATGTATGTGACGGCTATGGTGATCTGGCCACTGTATAGTTTCCGCACCAATAAGAGACCCAGTGACTGTGGCCATCTCTGTGACTGGGATAAACTGGTGGTGGTCACCTTCATGACGATCCTCAACGTcattgtttacagcctggaCACCGCCTACTCTATACGTCTTGTGTTCTGTGTCAGTAACCAGTGA